Proteins from one Desulfonema limicola genomic window:
- a CDS encoding electron transfer flavoprotein subunit beta/FixA family protein: MKIIVCTKQIRYTYARTGKNPDMKYINPEDSIFRVNPYDEAATELALRLRDTVGNVEISLLTLGDMIAEYQLRRCLAAGPDHLFQADFNGHKNPDPLSQPDPWVKADLIARAAKSIGADLILCGKESMDRASGQVGALIAQQLDLPFVSAITDLSFDRETNKAEVQRSAGRGVREFIECALPAVFSVDLGPDLRLPTVEARKKADAYKIRTPDVGTETIHAKITCKDIFQPRPRPKIIPAPDSSLNAFDRILQLLAGSKVEKKGEMLTGSTQSQVEGIINFLKENKFIESEKAI, from the coding sequence ATGAAAATAATTGTTTGTACAAAACAGATTCGTTATACATATGCCAGGACAGGAAAAAATCCTGACATGAAGTATATCAATCCTGAAGATTCCATATTCCGGGTTAATCCCTATGACGAGGCAGCCACAGAACTTGCCCTGCGTCTCAGGGACACGGTCGGGAATGTTGAAATCAGCCTGCTGACACTTGGAGACATGATTGCAGAATACCAGCTCAGGCGCTGTCTTGCAGCGGGTCCAGACCATCTTTTCCAGGCAGATTTTAACGGACACAAGAATCCTGATCCCCTTTCCCAGCCTGACCCCTGGGTTAAGGCTGACCTTATTGCAAGGGCTGCAAAATCCATTGGAGCCGACCTTATTCTCTGCGGAAAAGAATCCATGGACAGGGCAAGCGGTCAGGTTGGCGCTCTTATAGCACAGCAGCTTGATCTGCCTTTTGTTTCAGCCATCACTGATCTTTCTTTTGACAGGGAAACCAATAAGGCTGAGGTTCAAAGAAGCGCCGGACGAGGAGTCAGGGAGTTTATAGAATGTGCCCTTCCTGCCGTATTCAGCGTTGATCTTGGCCCAGACCTCCGCCTGCCGACAGTTGAAGCCAGGAAAAAGGCAGATGCCTATAAAATACGAACCCCTGATGTGGGCACAGAAACCATCCATGCAAAGATTACCTGCAAGGACATTTTCCAGCCCAGACCCAGACCCAAAATCATCCCGGCCCCTGACAGCTCCCTGAATGCGTTTGACCGCATTCTTCAATTGCTGGCAGGAAGCAAGGTGGAGAAAAAAGGCGAGATGCTGACTGGAAGCACCCAGTCACAGGTTGAAGGAATTATCAACTTCTTAAAAGAAAACAAGTTTATTGAATCAGAAAAAGCCATTTGA
- a CDS encoding DUF7149 domain-containing protein — protein MNLKKLNPRQALNKAFLKVKPNRNEIEKFKFQLTGLLDQIDESESEEFHKNLVSDFLKKTYYDPNHFINTKGRNDLVIHNGKNSKTSVGIIIEAKKPGNKAEMLKQDNINVKAFQELLLYYLRERIIEKNIEIKYLIAANIYEWFIFDAAFFEKTFVQNKDLVKQFKDFESGRLAGKTTDFFYKEIAEPAIAGINTEIEFTFFDIREYGQILHDKDRKDDNKLIALFKVFSPEHLLKLPFINDSNSLDKGFYSELLHIIGLIETREKGKKLIERKQEGERNNGSLLENAIIQIDSLDKVNRLEKSSSFGTSYQEKLFNIGLELTITWINRILFLKLLEAQLISYHKGDKSFSFLNIEKIQNFDDLNSLFFQVLARKTEDRNEEVKQIFSKVPYLNSSLFEPSELEHNTIFISNLKKEINLPVLVSTVLKDDRGKKRTGEIKTLEYLFEFLNAYDFAGEGSEEIQEENKSLINASVLGLIFEKINGYKDGSFFTPGFITMYMCRETVRRAVVQKFNDQKNWKCRDIDDLYDKIEDNTEANEIINSLKICDPAVGSGHFLVSALNEMIAIKSDLKILSDRTGRRLKEYQVEVVNDELIVTDEDGDFFKYNPGNKESQRIQETLFYEKQAIIENCLFGVDINPNSVKICRLRLWIELLKNAYYKADKELETLPNIDINIKCGNSLISRFDLDADLKKALKKSKLKIDTYKNAVQTYRQAKSKEEKQSMEKLIYEIKNDFRTEIGANDPKTKRLKKLDGDLNILINQRLLFKESAKDKKLREDKRKKLEQEISKLNAEIEEIKNNKIYENAFEWRFEFPEVLNDKGDFVGFDVVIGNPPYIQLSKSNDITSEYKNYLLNRYKTSGGRLNTFIFFTHIAKELLKKDGFVSFIIPNTILTQEYYKYTRKYLVDDVTLIEIVGFPILPFEDAVVETVIVHFQNSLKDNYKINFGELSADSFTVLNHKKVSAIRQNLTYSFSFTNDSIIKKVFQFDNVLFSEICNINQGIALKGDKLLSLKDKNSTGHYYQLLDGRNINKYLINWDGVYLDYDLKRIHSCKRKDIFETTEKLFFRRVSSFLIFTYDDSQFFALNTLVVVNLKENENRYDLKFILALMNSKIMNYVYRNKFKSTKKVFSEIQARSVEQLPIPQINKKEQNKFIKLAKKAIFIKKNNFTADISDIEKEIDQLVYKLYGLTKEEIAIVEQGT, from the coding sequence ATGAATCTTAAAAAATTAAACCCTAGACAAGCTCTTAACAAAGCATTTTTAAAGGTTAAGCCCAACAGGAATGAAATTGAGAAGTTTAAATTTCAATTAACCGGTCTGCTGGATCAGATAGATGAATCGGAATCTGAAGAGTTTCATAAAAACCTTGTTTCCGACTTTCTGAAGAAAACCTATTATGACCCGAATCATTTCATTAATACAAAGGGACGAAATGATCTTGTAATACATAATGGGAAAAATTCAAAAACAAGTGTCGGCATTATAATTGAAGCAAAAAAGCCGGGCAATAAGGCTGAAATGCTGAAACAGGACAATATCAATGTTAAAGCATTTCAAGAGCTTTTACTGTATTATCTTCGTGAGCGGATCATAGAAAAAAATATTGAGATCAAATATCTGATTGCAGCCAATATATATGAATGGTTTATTTTTGATGCTGCTTTTTTTGAAAAAACATTTGTCCAAAACAAAGATCTGGTAAAACAATTCAAGGATTTTGAATCAGGAAGGCTGGCTGGCAAAACAACAGATTTCTTTTATAAAGAAATTGCAGAACCAGCCATTGCAGGAATTAATACAGAAATTGAGTTCACCTTTTTTGATATTCGGGAGTATGGGCAGATTCTCCATGACAAAGACCGGAAAGATGATAATAAACTTATTGCACTTTTTAAAGTGTTTTCCCCTGAACACTTGCTCAAACTTCCGTTTATTAACGACAGTAACAGCCTTGACAAAGGCTTTTATTCAGAACTGCTTCATATTATAGGGCTGATAGAGACCAGGGAAAAAGGCAAAAAACTTATTGAGCGAAAACAGGAAGGAGAAAGAAATAATGGCTCCTTGCTGGAAAATGCAATCATTCAAATTGATTCTTTAGACAAGGTAAACAGGCTGGAAAAAAGCAGTTCTTTTGGTACATCTTATCAGGAAAAATTATTCAATATCGGTCTTGAATTGACCATTACATGGATAAACCGTATTCTTTTTCTTAAACTTCTGGAGGCCCAGTTAATTTCCTATCACAAAGGCGATAAGTCATTCTCCTTTTTAAATATTGAAAAAATTCAAAATTTTGATGATCTCAACAGTCTTTTTTTTCAGGTGCTTGCTCGTAAAACAGAAGATCGTAACGAGGAAGTTAAACAGATTTTTTCAAAGGTTCCTTATTTGAACAGCTCGCTTTTTGAACCTTCGGAGCTTGAACATAACACGATTTTTATCAGTAATCTTAAAAAAGAAATAAATCTGCCTGTCTTGGTTTCTACTGTGCTGAAAGATGATAGAGGGAAAAAACGGACAGGTGAAATCAAAACCCTTGAATATCTTTTTGAATTTCTTAATGCTTATGACTTTGCAGGTGAAGGGTCTGAAGAAATACAGGAGGAAAACAAATCTCTGATAAATGCCTCTGTTCTGGGTCTGATTTTTGAAAAAATCAATGGTTATAAAGACGGGTCTTTTTTCACGCCCGGATTTATTACCATGTATATGTGCCGTGAAACTGTCAGACGGGCTGTTGTTCAGAAATTTAATGATCAAAAAAACTGGAAGTGCAGGGATATTGATGATCTTTATGATAAAATTGAAGACAACACAGAAGCCAATGAAATCATAAACAGTCTGAAAATCTGCGATCCTGCTGTGGGATCAGGGCATTTTCTGGTATCTGCTTTAAATGAAATGATTGCAATTAAAAGTGATCTGAAAATATTGTCGGACAGGACAGGCAGGCGGCTGAAAGAATATCAGGTTGAGGTGGTAAATGATGAACTAATTGTAACAGATGAGGACGGAGATTTTTTTAAGTATAATCCTGGCAATAAGGAAAGCCAGCGCATACAGGAGACTCTTTTTTATGAAAAGCAGGCCATTATTGAAAACTGTCTTTTTGGAGTGGATATAAACCCTAATTCCGTTAAAATATGCCGTCTCCGATTATGGATTGAATTGCTTAAAAATGCTTATTATAAAGCTGATAAGGAACTGGAAACACTTCCGAACATTGACATTAATATCAAGTGCGGAAATTCTCTTATAAGCCGTTTTGACCTGGATGCGGATTTGAAAAAAGCGTTAAAGAAAAGCAAATTAAAGATTGATACCTATAAGAATGCTGTTCAAACCTACCGGCAGGCCAAAAGCAAAGAAGAGAAGCAGAGCATGGAAAAGCTCATTTATGAAATAAAAAATGATTTCCGCACTGAGATCGGGGCTAATGATCCCAAAACAAAGCGCCTGAAAAAGCTGGACGGAGATTTGAATATTCTGATTAATCAGAGATTATTGTTTAAAGAAAGTGCCAAAGACAAGAAATTAAGGGAAGATAAACGGAAAAAGCTGGAACAAGAGATCAGCAAACTTAATGCTGAAATTGAGGAGATTAAAAATAACAAGATTTATGAGAATGCCTTTGAATGGCGTTTTGAATTTCCTGAAGTGCTGAATGATAAAGGGGATTTTGTGGGGTTTGATGTTGTTATCGGGAATCCGCCGTATATACAATTATCAAAATCTAACGATATAACATCTGAATATAAAAACTACCTTTTGAATAGATATAAAACGTCCGGTGGTAGATTAAATACATTCATTTTTTTTACGCATATTGCCAAAGAATTATTAAAAAAGGATGGTTTTGTAAGCTTTATTATTCCAAACACAATATTAACCCAAGAATATTATAAATATACTCGGAAATATTTAGTTGATGATGTCACTCTGATTGAAATTGTAGGATTCCCAATTCTACCATTTGAAGATGCTGTCGTTGAAACTGTAATTGTCCACTTTCAAAATTCTTTAAAAGATAATTATAAAATAAATTTTGGAGAATTATCTGCTGATAGTTTTACTGTATTAAATCATAAAAAAGTTTCAGCAATCAGACAAAATTTAACTTATTCATTTTCTTTTACAAACGATTCAATTATTAAAAAAGTATTTCAATTTGATAATGTATTATTTTCAGAAATATGCAATATAAACCAAGGGATTGCTCTGAAAGGCGATAAGTTACTTTCACTAAAAGATAAAAATAGTACTGGGCATTACTATCAACTTTTAGATGGCAGAAACATAAATAAGTACCTCATTAACTGGGATGGTGTTTATCTTGATTACGATTTGAAGCGAATTCACAGTTGCAAAAGAAAGGATATTTTTGAAACAACAGAAAAATTATTTTTCAGAAGAGTCTCATCCTTTTTAATTTTCACATATGACGACTCTCAGTTTTTCGCTTTAAATACTTTAGTCGTTGTTAATCTTAAAGAAAATGAAAACCGATATGACTTGAAATTTATTCTTGCATTAATGAATTCAAAAATAATGAATTATGTTTATAGAAATAAGTTCAAATCTACAAAAAAAGTTTTTTCTGAAATTCAAGCAAGATCTGTTGAACAATTGCCAATTCCACAAATAAATAAGAAGGAACAGAATAAATTTATAAAATTAGCAAAAAAAGCTATTTTCATAAAAAAAAATAATTTTACTGCTGACATTTCAGATATTGAAAAAGAAATTGACCAACTGGTTTATAAACTTTACGGTCTGACAAAAGAAGAAATTGCAATCGTGGAACAGGGAACTTGA
- a CDS encoding type II toxin-antitoxin system VapC family toxin has translation MKLLLDTHIILWSVSSPEKLSQEVFSELKKDSNELWYSPISAWEVILLAEKRRIILEFEASECFQNIIKELSLREAKLNLEVAIHSRKINLAHQDPADRFLAATAFVYGLKLVTSDERLIECDEIQIMSNN, from the coding sequence TTGAAATTACTCCTTGATACCCACATCATTCTATGGAGTGTTTCATCTCCTGAAAAATTATCACAGGAAGTGTTTTCAGAATTGAAAAAAGATTCCAATGAATTATGGTATTCTCCCATAAGTGCCTGGGAAGTAATTCTTTTAGCAGAGAAACGCAGAATAATTCTTGAATTTGAAGCGTCTGAATGTTTCCAAAATATTATTAAGGAACTTTCCCTTCGTGAAGCAAAACTCAATCTTGAAGTTGCAATCCATAGCCGAAAAATTAACCTTGCCCATCAGGATCCGGCAGACAGATTTCTGGCAGCAACAGCCTTTGTTTACGGGTTAAAACTGGTTACTTCAGATGAAAGGCTTATTGAATGTGATGAAATCCAAATTATGTCAAATAATTAA
- the mftF gene encoding mycofactocin biosynthesis glycosyltransferase MftF (Members of this protein family, MftF, are glycosyltransferases, members of PF00535 (glycosyl transferase family 2). The encoding gene is found as part of the mycofactocin cassette, in Mycobacterium tuberculosis, many other Actinobacteria, and occasional members of other lineages. Mycofactocin itself, a putative redox carrier, is a heavily modified derivative of the C-terminal Val-Tyr dipeptide of the mycofactocin precursor MftA (TIGR03969).), translating to MNQKKPFDTPPEYRLRSSADYKVMSAGDLVLILSFPLKLVYINQFWKPVLDCFVSHEFSFLESIAEKCPEISSHQIEFFLNDLVRKGFFEQRGFPVVKDEELPFVSIIIPVRNRPKDISACLQSLEKLDYPPEKKEIIVIDDASDDNTPATVKNFSGVKLIGLEVHSQASFCRNCGAKAAKGDILAFIDSDCLAESSWLRELVPAFRDQSLGALGGLVDSYYEEKYLDQYEKVKSALKIGSWFKRSMDNERFFYVPTCNFLVRREIFLNLDGLKQELHVGEDVDFCWRLQDSGSILEYRPVGRVFHKHRNSPLPFCSRRFDYGTSEPLLQKIHPDRIKKLYLPPHESLFWMLLSLSLFFKSFMLLILCTGIFVSDTLNRYTKLQKRKLPISFLTICKAVIRSYLSFLYHCCSFVSRYYLIFAILLLPFVPKFAALIFCMHLTAGIAEYRIKEAEMNLFIFLFFFSLEQLSYQSGVWWGCIRHKNINPLLPRVVHTRDKI from the coding sequence TTGAATCAGAAAAAGCCATTTGATACCCCTCCTGAGTACAGACTGAGATCATCGGCAGATTATAAAGTCATGTCTGCTGGTGATCTTGTACTTATCCTTTCATTTCCCTTGAAACTGGTTTATATAAACCAGTTCTGGAAACCTGTGCTTGACTGCTTTGTATCCCATGAATTTTCCTTTTTGGAAAGCATTGCTGAAAAATGCCCTGAAATCAGCAGCCATCAGATTGAATTCTTTTTAAATGACCTGGTGCGGAAAGGATTTTTTGAACAAAGAGGATTTCCGGTTGTCAAAGATGAGGAACTCCCTTTTGTTTCAATTATCATACCTGTAAGAAACAGGCCCAAAGATATTTCAGCCTGCCTTCAATCCCTTGAAAAACTTGATTATCCGCCTGAAAAAAAAGAGATCATAGTTATAGACGATGCATCAGATGATAATACCCCTGCAACAGTCAAAAACTTTTCAGGGGTCAAGCTGATAGGTCTTGAAGTACACAGCCAGGCTTCATTTTGTCGCAACTGCGGAGCAAAAGCTGCAAAAGGTGATATTCTTGCTTTCATAGATTCAGACTGCCTGGCAGAATCTTCATGGCTCAGGGAGCTTGTTCCCGCATTCAGGGATCAGTCACTTGGTGCCCTTGGGGGGCTGGTGGATTCATATTATGAAGAAAAATATCTGGATCAGTATGAAAAGGTCAAGTCAGCCCTTAAAATAGGTTCCTGGTTTAAAAGATCAATGGACAATGAAAGATTTTTCTATGTGCCCACCTGCAATTTCCTGGTAAGGCGCGAAATCTTCCTAAACCTGGACGGTTTGAAGCAGGAACTTCATGTAGGCGAGGATGTGGATTTCTGCTGGCGATTGCAGGACAGCGGATCAATACTGGAATACAGGCCGGTTGGCAGGGTGTTTCACAAACACAGAAACAGTCCTCTGCCTTTTTGCTCCAGGCGGTTTGATTACGGAACCTCGGAACCCCTGCTTCAAAAAATCCATCCTGACAGGATAAAAAAACTCTATCTTCCGCCCCATGAATCTCTTTTCTGGATGCTTCTGTCTTTATCCTTGTTTTTTAAGTCGTTTATGCTGCTCATTCTTTGCACAGGTATTTTTGTATCCGACACACTGAACCGATATACTAAACTGCAAAAAAGAAAGCTGCCCATAAGCTTTTTAACTATCTGCAAAGCTGTTATACGCAGTTATCTTTCCTTTTTATATCACTGCTGCAGCTTTGTGTCACGATATTATCTTATCTTTGCCATACTGCTTCTTCCCTTTGTCCCAAAGTTTGCCGCACTAATTTTCTGTATGCATCTGACAGCAGGAATTGCAGAATACCGCATTAAAGAGGCTGAAATGAATCTGTTTATCTTTCTTTTTTTCTTTTCCCTGGAACAGCTTTCATATCAGTCAGGTGTGTGGTGGGGATGTATCAGGCATAAAAATATCAATCCGCTTTTGCCGAGGGTGGTGCATACGAGAGACAAAATTTGA
- a CDS encoding type II toxin-antitoxin system Phd/YefM family antitoxin, translating into MNTITVSEFSEDQNLIFNRVKKTGIPVIIMDKGTRLAEIHPPSLPEKQSRKFGCMKDRLKIVGDIISPASDEKDWEVLKY; encoded by the coding sequence ATGAACACAATAACTGTCAGTGAATTTTCAGAAGATCAAAACCTGATTTTTAATCGGGTAAAAAAAACCGGTATTCCTGTAATAATTATGGACAAAGGTACAAGGCTGGCAGAAATTCATCCGCCTTCATTGCCTGAAAAACAAAGCCGGAAATTTGGCTGTATGAAAGACCGACTTAAGATTGTCGGGGATATTATTTCACCGGCTTCAGATGAAAAAGACTGGGAGGTACTAAAATATTGA
- a CDS encoding 4Fe-4S binding protein, translated as MDITDIYDKFDQIGCLTFATIDNGIPQTRIAHLFAHDHEGLYFRTMITKPFYEQLKKTEKVSICGMFPKTSVSHNEDGMPYFAPGYTIRATGVIKEISLETLKEKAGSNEMFMLGVKDIEKYPAMTTFCMHKAWGEIYDFDFEMEHRSHKLLRTGFCFGGAVIPFRGVRITDECISCGDCYEGCSFKAISQDNEHFVIDHSKCDVCGDCYTVCPANAIEIVIG; from the coding sequence ATGGATATTACAGATATTTATGACAAATTTGACCAAATTGGCTGCCTCACGTTTGCCACCATTGACAATGGCATCCCCCAAACACGCATTGCTCACCTGTTTGCCCATGACCATGAAGGATTATATTTTCGCACCATGATTACCAAGCCTTTTTATGAACAACTTAAAAAGACAGAAAAGGTGTCCATCTGCGGCATGTTTCCCAAAACATCTGTCAGCCATAATGAAGATGGAATGCCCTATTTCGCACCAGGATACACCATTCGCGCAACCGGGGTTATTAAAGAAATATCCCTTGAGACATTAAAAGAAAAAGCAGGCAGCAATGAAATGTTTATGCTCGGTGTAAAAGATATTGAAAAATACCCGGCCATGACAACCTTTTGTATGCACAAAGCCTGGGGAGAGATATATGACTTTGATTTTGAAATGGAACACCGCTCACATAAATTACTGCGTACAGGCTTTTGCTTTGGCGGTGCAGTTATCCCGTTTAGAGGTGTTCGCATAACAGATGAATGTATTTCCTGCGGGGACTGCTATGAAGGCTGCTCCTTTAAAGCAATTTCTCAAGATAATGAACACTTTGTTATTGACCACAGCAAATGCGATGTATGCGGAGATTGCTACACGGTCTGTCCGGCTAATGCCATTGAAATCGTTATTGGATAA